TGAAATGGGTATTTGGTATACTTTATAAATGCTTCGGGAAAGCCTAAAGAAATAACGTATTCCTCGAAACGTTTTTCAACTCTTTCTTGAAGGGGGCCGTCGATAACTGTGTTAGACCATATATAGTTTTCTTTATCAAGCCATTTTCTAAGTCCATCAAACATATAGCCACGGCATATCTTTATGGATTCATTCTCTTTTACATCTAATTTTTTAAAACTTCTTTGGATTATTTTAACAACATAATTTAAATAGGCCTTCTTTTTCATATTTGTTTTTGAATAGTAATTAAGAGGTATAATTTCATCGGTATATTCTTTTGTTTCGATACGATAAACTCCGATAATTGTGCCACCAATAAAGCTTCCACTACCGGCATCATCTATTTCAATCAAAGAAATCAACTCCATTTTTCAGGCAATTATAAAGATTAATTTGGAAGATCATACAAAACACCATAATAATAATCTAGTTATTATATAAAAATATGACAATTTCAATTAAAGAATTCTTATTTCTTATAATATTATTTGTAAAAATTTATTTTTTATATATAATAATTAATATGAAATAATTTTCAAACAAGGATTCAAATGTATAAAAATTAATTATTGTATGCGAGGGGTCAATATGCACAAAAAGAATGATTTAATTCAACGGATTCATAATAGCCTGCCTAAATTAAGTAAGGGACAGAGGCTTATTGCAAACTATATCCTAAATCATTATGAAAAGGCGGTTTTCTTAACTGCTGCAAAACTAGGGAATATAGTAGGAGTTAGTGAATCGACAGTGGTTCGCTTTGCAAACGAGTTGGGATATGATGGTTATCCTAAATTGCAAAGGGCATTAGAGGAATTGGTAAAAAACAGGCTTACTTCTGTTCAAAGAATGGAGGTCGCATCTGATAGGCTAGAGCAGCAACATGTTTTAAAACATGTACTTCAGTCTGATGCGGAAAAAATCAAATGCACTTTAGAAGAGATTGATGAAGAAACCTTCGATAAATCTGTAGATATCATATTAAATGCCCGCCAGATTTATATTCTAGGGGTTAGAAGTTCTGCTGCATTAGCCAGTTTTCTTGGATTTTATTTTAATCTTTTGTTTGACAATATAAAATTAATTCATACAAACAGTGTAAGTGAAATGTTTGAGCAAATTTATAAGATTAAATCTGATGATGTGGTAATAGGAATTAGTTTTCCCAGATATTCAAAAAGAACTATAAAGGCAATGGAGTTTGCTAAAACCCAAGGAGCAGCTGTTATTACAATTACCGATAGTCCTCTTTCCCCAATGACACAGTATGCCGATTATAGTTTATTAGCTAGAAGTGATATGGCATCCTTTGTGGATTCTCTAGTAGCCCCAATGAGTGTACTTAATGCATTGATTGTAGCCCTAAGTCTAAGAAAAAAAGAGGAGATATCAGATACATTAAGCAAATTAGAAAATATATGGACAGAATACCAAGTATACGATAATCAAGATGAGGATTTAAATTTAACTTATTCATTAAATAAAAAATAAGGTGGCTAAATATGTTGAGGTTATTTCTTATAAGACATGGAGAGACCGAATGGAACTCCCTAAATAAGTACCAGGGAACACGGGATATCCCTTTAAGTTGTACGGGAATTAAGCAGGCAAAACTACTGGCTGATAGGATGAAAAACTACAAAATAGATGCTGTTTTTTCTTCGAATCTATTGAGGGCTTACGAAACAGCAGAAAATATTTCAAAAACAGGGAATATACCTTTGGGAATAATTCCACAGCTTAGGGAAATTAATTTTGGAGAATGGGAAGGTCATACTACAGGGGAATTAAAAAAACTATATGGTGAAGATTATGAACGGTTTTTAATTCAACCCCATAAATATAATTTTCCGGGGGAAGGAAGCATGCAGGCTGTTCAAGCGAGAATGAAAAAGGCAATTGAAATTATAACAGATAAGCATTGTAGAGGGAATATTGCGGTTGTCTCCCATGGAGGGGTATTAAAAATATTGATTTTGACCTTGCTAAATATGGATTTAGGCTTTTATAAAAGTTTTTGGTTAGGGAATACTTCCTTATCCATTATAGACAGAAAGGATACTGGAAACTGGGTGCTAAGTCTTTTGAATGATAGCAATCACTTACAAATTTCTAGTCCTTCTAAACAACCTTCAATTAGTTAGGAGAATAGTTTATGTCAATAGGTGCCATAAGAGGTGCAATAACAATCGAAGAAAATACTAGAGAAGAAATTCTAGGAAACACGGTTATACTTCTTAAAGAAATTATATCTAAGAACAATATAAACATAGATGATATTATTTCCATAACATTTACAGCAACAAATGATATTGATGCAGCTTATCCAGCAGTAGCTGCAAGAAATCTTAATATTACCCATGCAGCCCTATTATGTTTTCAGGAAATGAATGTAATGGGAAGTCTTAGAATGTGCATACGGGTTATGCTTCAGATTAAAACAGTCAAATCCCAACAAGAAATGAAACATATCTATCTAAAAAGAGCATCATCTTTAAGACCGGATTTATCTTTGTAGGGATTAGGCTATGGTTGGACTTTAAAATTAGACAGGATAAAGGCCTATCCTATTAAGCAGTATTATATAAAAGGGAGGTAGATTTATGAGGCATTATGCCATTGCAATAGATGGGCCGGCAGGAGCCGGAAAGAGTACAATTGCAAAACAAGTAGCAAACCATCTAAATATTGTATACGTTGATACAGGAGCAATGTATAGGGCAGTTGCTTTATACTGCATTCAATATGGAATTAATTATAATGACCAAGAGGAAGTTAAAAAAATATTAGATGAAATTAACATTAAGATAGAATACAAAGAAGATAACCAAATAATTTTATTAAATAATAAGGATATAACAGAAGAAATTCGTACACAAGAAGTTACAAAGGCAGCTTCGACGGTTGCAACAATCCATGCTGTGCGTATAAAAATGGTAGAATT
Above is a genomic segment from Candidatus Epulonipiscium sp. containing:
- a CDS encoding MurR/RpiR family transcriptional regulator → MHKKNDLIQRIHNSLPKLSKGQRLIANYILNHYEKAVFLTAAKLGNIVGVSESTVVRFANELGYDGYPKLQRALEELVKNRLTSVQRMEVASDRLEQQHVLKHVLQSDAEKIKCTLEEIDEETFDKSVDIILNARQIYILGVRSSAALASFLGFYFNLLFDNIKLIHTNSVSEMFEQIYKIKSDDVVIGISFPRYSKRTIKAMEFAKTQGAAVITITDSPLSPMTQYADYSLLARSDMASFVDSLVAPMSVLNALIVALSLRKKEEISDTLSKLENIWTEYQVYDNQDEDLNLTYSLNKK
- a CDS encoding histidine phosphatase family protein, giving the protein MLRLFLIRHGETEWNSLNKYQGTRDIPLSCTGIKQAKLLADRMKNYKIDAVFSSNLLRAYETAENISKTGNIPLGIIPQLREINFGEWEGHTTGELKKLYGEDYERFLIQPHKYNFPGEGSMQAVQARMKKAIEIITDKHCRGNIAVVSHGGVLKILILTLLNMDLGFYKSFWLGNTSLSIIDRKDTGNWVLSLLNDSNHLQISSPSKQPSIS
- the aroH gene encoding chorismate mutase; its protein translation is MSIGAIRGAITIEENTREEILGNTVILLKEIISKNNINIDDIISITFTATNDIDAAYPAVAARNLNITHAALLCFQEMNVMGSLRMCIRVMLQIKTVKSQQEMKHIYLKRASSLRPDLSL
- a CDS encoding (d)CMP kinase gives rise to the protein MRHYAIAIDGPAGAGKSTIAKQVANHLNIVYVDTGAMYRAVALYCIQYGINYNDQEEVKKILDEINIKIEYKEDNQIILLNNKDITEEIRTQEVTKAASTVATIHAVRIKMVEFQRDIAKDTSVVMDGRDIGTCVLPNANIKIFLTASVEERAQRRYKELCQKGIECTKGQIKSEIEARDKNDSTRKFSPLTKAEDAIEIDTTHYTIGEVANKIIKIIESVQ